In Streptomyces sp. NBC_00306, a single genomic region encodes these proteins:
- a CDS encoding MFS transporter: MAEEAAYGQRQLRRARFAVAAVFCVHGAVTGSFATRIPWIQDHAAVSAGQLGLALAFPALGASVAMPLAGAVSHRFGARNALRGLLALWTLALTLPALAPNLLGLCAALFVFGATAGMSDVAMNALGVEIENRLDRSIMSGLHGMWSAGALIGSAGGTLAAHLGSDARLHHALAALTLTALGLIACQGVLDLRSAPDEEPPPRFALPPTSAVVIGAIGFCAVFAEGASLDWSAVYLRDVMDTSPGLAAASTTAFALTMAVARLAGDRIVDRFGPVRTVRWGGVLATAGGLTVVLAPHPALTMTGFGFIGLGVAVVVPLAFAAAGRSGPNPSQAIAGVATITYTSGLIAPSAIGAVADATSLVVSFSLVTALAFGLTLGAGVLRSAGREQAKAGTQDRAVSEPRT; the protein is encoded by the coding sequence ATGGCGGAGGAAGCGGCCTACGGGCAGCGGCAGTTGCGGCGGGCTCGGTTCGCCGTCGCCGCGGTCTTCTGTGTGCACGGCGCGGTCACCGGCAGCTTCGCCACCCGGATCCCCTGGATCCAGGACCATGCCGCGGTCAGCGCGGGTCAGCTGGGCCTGGCCCTCGCCTTCCCCGCCCTCGGCGCGTCCGTCGCGATGCCCCTCGCCGGCGCGGTCAGCCACCGCTTCGGTGCGCGCAACGCGCTGCGCGGACTGCTCGCCCTGTGGACGCTCGCCCTGACACTCCCGGCTCTGGCACCCAACCTGCTCGGTCTGTGCGCGGCGCTTTTCGTGTTCGGTGCGACGGCGGGCATGTCCGACGTGGCGATGAACGCCCTCGGCGTGGAGATCGAGAACCGGCTCGACCGCTCGATCATGTCCGGACTGCACGGCATGTGGAGCGCGGGCGCTCTGATCGGATCCGCCGGCGGCACCCTCGCGGCCCATCTGGGCAGCGACGCCCGCCTGCATCACGCCCTGGCGGCGCTGACCCTGACCGCGCTCGGACTGATCGCCTGCCAGGGCGTACTGGATCTGCGCAGCGCGCCCGACGAGGAGCCCCCGCCGCGCTTCGCCCTGCCGCCCACATCAGCGGTCGTCATCGGGGCGATCGGCTTCTGCGCGGTCTTCGCGGAGGGCGCGAGCCTGGACTGGTCGGCGGTCTATCTGCGGGACGTGATGGACACGTCACCGGGTCTCGCGGCCGCCTCGACCACGGCCTTCGCCCTGACGATGGCGGTCGCCCGGCTCGCCGGCGACCGGATCGTGGACCGTTTCGGCCCCGTGCGCACGGTGCGCTGGGGCGGAGTCCTCGCGACGGCGGGCGGGCTCACCGTCGTCCTCGCACCGCATCCGGCGCTGACGATGACCGGCTTCGGATTCATCGGACTGGGTGTCGCCGTCGTCGTCCCGCTCGCCTTCGCGGCGGCCGGACGCAGCGGCCCGAATCCCAGCCAGGCCATCGCGGGCGTCGCGACCATCACCTACACCTCAGGCCTGATCGCACCCTCGGCGATCGGCGCGGTCGCCGACGCCACCAGCCTGGTGGTCTCCTTCTCCCTGGTGACGGCCCTGGCGTTCGGACTGACCCTGGGGGCCGGTGTGCTGCGGTCGGCCGGGCGGGAGCAGGCCAAGGCGGGGACTCAGGACCGGGCCGTATCCGAGCCCCGGACCTGA
- a CDS encoding ROK family transcriptional regulator — protein MPASPSTARAINDRVALQLLQREGPLTAGQLKAMTGLSRPTVADLVERLQGSGLIQVVGESGEQRRGPNARVYGIVADRAHLAALDVRTQGVTLVVADLLGVTLAEASLPIGDDTGTEPAVERAVALLERTVREAGAARLHSVGIGAPGLIDPMSGELRDTSGLPAWHRRLVSALQERLPARVVVENETNLAALAEQRAGAARDRDTFVYLWLGHGVGAALFLDGRLRRGASGGAGEIGFLPVPGTAGLPSANDCDGGFHSLAGSAAICELAGKYGIEAAPAPGPAAAALVAEAVASGHAGFLDTLAHRLSLGAAAVASVLDPGCVVLGGEVGRAGGEELAARVEAKLAALTPLPTQVRAGDLGGDAVLHGALLTAREAAQDELFAPGA, from the coding sequence ATGCCCGCATCCCCCAGTACCGCCCGGGCCATCAACGACCGGGTGGCCCTTCAACTGCTCCAGCGCGAGGGCCCGTTGACGGCAGGGCAGCTCAAGGCCATGACCGGTCTGTCCCGGCCGACCGTCGCCGACCTGGTGGAACGGCTCCAGGGCTCCGGCCTGATCCAGGTCGTCGGAGAGTCGGGGGAGCAGCGGCGCGGGCCCAATGCCCGGGTGTACGGGATCGTCGCCGACCGCGCGCACCTCGCCGCCCTCGACGTCCGTACCCAAGGGGTGACCCTCGTCGTCGCCGATCTGCTGGGTGTCACCCTCGCCGAGGCGTCCCTGCCCATCGGCGACGACACCGGTACCGAGCCCGCCGTCGAGCGGGCGGTCGCCCTCCTGGAACGGACCGTGCGCGAGGCCGGCGCGGCCCGGCTGCACAGCGTCGGCATCGGGGCGCCCGGCCTCATCGACCCGATGAGCGGCGAACTGCGCGACACCTCCGGGCTGCCCGCCTGGCACCGCCGCCTGGTCTCCGCGCTCCAGGAGCGGCTGCCGGCCCGAGTCGTGGTGGAGAACGAGACCAATCTCGCCGCGCTCGCCGAACAGCGGGCCGGCGCCGCGCGCGACCGCGACACCTTTGTCTACCTGTGGCTCGGGCACGGCGTCGGCGCCGCGCTCTTCCTGGACGGCAGGCTCCGCCGCGGAGCGTCGGGCGGCGCGGGCGAGATCGGCTTCCTCCCGGTGCCGGGCACGGCCGGGCTGCCGTCGGCGAACGACTGCGACGGCGGCTTCCACTCGCTGGCGGGCTCCGCCGCGATCTGTGAACTCGCCGGGAAGTACGGCATCGAGGCCGCTCCGGCGCCCGGTCCGGCGGCGGCCGCGCTGGTCGCCGAGGCGGTGGCCTCGGGCCACGCCGGTTTCCTCGACACACTGGCCCACCGCCTCTCGCTCGGCGCGGCCGCGGTGGCCTCGGTCCTCGACCCGGGCTGCGTCGTCCTGGGCGGCGAGGTCGGCCGGGCGGGCGGTGAGGAGCTCGCCGCCAGGGTCGAGGCCAAGCTGGCGGCGCTGACTCCGCTGCCGACCCAGGTGCGTGCGGGTGATCTCGGCGGCGACGCGGTGCTGCACGGTGCGCTGCTGACGGCCCGGGAGGCGGCCCAGGATGAGCTGTTCGCACCGGGGGCGTGA
- a CDS encoding SDR family oxidoreductase yields the protein MTSILVTGGTGTLGTLVSARLRRDGHEVRVLSRHAHPYAVDLRDGTGLDAAVEGVDAIVHCATSPRGGDDRSAAMLAEAARRAGVGHLVHISIVGVDRVPLGYYGVKRETERLIEQSGASGGPGWTVLRTTQFHELVLRLLAGASRLPVLPLPSGVRVQPVDAGEVADRLAELALGPPAGRVADMGGPQIRPLADLARSYLRATGRRRGIMPVRLVGKAYAGFRAGGHLAPERAVGRVTFEEFLARRKN from the coding sequence ATGACCTCGATCCTGGTGACGGGCGGCACGGGAACTCTGGGCACTCTGGTGAGCGCGCGTCTGCGCCGCGACGGGCACGAGGTCCGCGTCCTCAGCCGCCATGCGCACCCGTACGCCGTGGATCTGCGTGACGGTACGGGCCTGGACGCGGCCGTCGAGGGAGTCGACGCGATCGTCCACTGCGCGACGAGCCCGCGCGGAGGCGACGACCGGTCGGCCGCCATGCTGGCCGAGGCCGCCCGGCGGGCCGGTGTCGGACATCTGGTCCACATCTCCATCGTCGGCGTGGACCGGGTTCCGCTCGGCTACTACGGGGTGAAGCGCGAGACCGAGCGACTGATCGAACAGTCGGGCGCGTCCGGCGGCCCGGGGTGGACGGTGCTGCGCACGACCCAGTTCCACGAGCTGGTGCTGCGCCTGCTGGCCGGCGCGTCCAGGCTTCCGGTACTGCCGCTGCCGTCGGGTGTGCGCGTCCAGCCGGTCGACGCGGGTGAAGTGGCCGACCGGCTGGCCGAGTTGGCCCTCGGACCACCTGCCGGCCGGGTCGCCGACATGGGCGGCCCGCAGATCCGGCCGCTTGCCGACCTGGCGCGCAGCTACCTCCGGGCGACCGGGCGCCGCCGCGGAATCATGCCGGTACGGCTCGTGGGCAAGGCGTACGCGGGCTTCCGCGCGGGCGGCCATCTGGCACCGGAACGGGCCGTGGGGCGGGTCACGTTCGAGGAGTTCCTGGCGCGACGGAAGAACTGA